The Plasmodium berghei ANKA genome assembly, chromosome: 8 genome has a segment encoding these proteins:
- a CDS encoding RNA-binding protein musashi, putative, with protein MEEKNLSVNNTNINDPNQCDTSSNLNASQDNNDNILENQNLNDKKIKDEESEVEQLRRLIAPLSKEQLIDILATAASIHEDIRDRCNDAVTSSPSTRRLMVRNIPFSTKDEQFLKYFETFGEIEDGIIVREKEGRSKGYGFVTFKYIESVQKCLKGSHTLDNKDLQVRLVADPFTDHYQNKLFVRNLSQKTNVTTLRNIFEKYGKLEECVIIHDNEGKSKGYGFLTFSSPKEAFKVMQQPERIIDNRVVFLHFAVSQNYKKYQNNHAYIKKNPNFNYYQKNNPNNRNNFIRRTPVYYRENESPNTFNYPVSFVPNVYSNIPHGYQFNYPGNLDSFNAFYNNPRY; from the coding sequence ATGGAAGAAAAAAACCTTAGTGTAAATAATACCAACATTAATGATCCTAATCAGTGTGATACTTCGTCAAATTTAAATGCATCACAAGATaacaatgataatatattagaaaatcaaaatttaaatgataagaaaataaaagatgaaGAATCTGAAGTTGAGCAACTTAGACGTCTAATAGCGCCTTTGTCTAAAGAGCAATTAATTGACATACTTGCAACTGCTGCATCTATACATGAAGATATACGGGATCGATGTAACGATGCTGTTACTTCTTCCCCATCTACTAGAAGACTTATGGTTCGCAATATTCCATTTAGTACAAAAGATgaacaatttttaaaatattttgaaacgTTTGGAGAAATAGAAGATGGTATTATTGTTAGGGAAAAGGAAGGCCGATCTAAAGGTTATGGATTCGTTACATTTAAGTATATAGAATCTGTTCAGAAATGTTTAAAAGGTAGCCATACATTAGACAACAAAGATTTACAAGTACGATTAGTAGCTGACCCATTTACAGAtcattatcaaaataaattatttgtaaGAAATTTATCTcaaaaaacaaatgtaACAACtttaagaaatatttttgaaaaatatggaaaattaGAAGAATGTGTTATAATACATGATAATGAAGGGAAATCAAAAGGTTATGgatttttaacattttcatCACCTAAAGAAGCTTTTAAAGTTATGCAACAACCAGAAAGAATAATTGATAATAGGGTTGTTTTCCTACATTTTGCGGTTTCACagaattataaaaaatatcaaaacaatcatgcatatataaaaaaaaatccaaattttaattattatcaaaaaaataatccaAATAATCGAAATAATTTCATCAGAAGAACACCAGTTTATTATAGAGAAAATGAATCGCCTAATACTTTTAATTATCCCGTTTCTTTTGTTCCGAATGTATATTCCAACATACCGCATGGATATCAATTTAACTATCCTGGTAATTTAGACTCATTTAATGCATTTTACAATAACCCaagatattaa
- a CDS encoding zinc finger protein, putative produces MDANFCYNDYNNIDSYVNNFTDNSYINDNGNYENYYKGYNDFENEIHLYEEHIEDDNNAYSFPLSNTNNNSIIFSGNVNTNINNITTMNINDGSVSINSGFTPLDGKLSYSNSNNDISQNRKRKGQNDENNNKKHKRRNCCIICSKNSTKYKFTCCYEYYCSLVCYRTHNTKECFEKNKKKLNLDKNSNHNSVFNSECHQIRETDDTDNAEPVLLSEKQKNRLKEDLALRLLLKNNYVRSIFKQFTISKDKITYLSHCINDPTIVQVIDHIMKTIDC; encoded by the coding sequence ATGGATGCCAACTTTTGTTACAACgattataataacatagatagttatgtaaataattttactGATAActcatatattaatgataatggaaattatgaaaattattacaaaGGTTACAATgattttgaaaatgaaattcACTTGTATGAAGAACATATTGaagatgataataatgCCTATAGTTTTCCTTTAAGCAATACAAACAATAATtccataatattttctggAAATGTAAAcacaaatattaataatatcactactatgaatataaatgatgGTAGCGTATCCATCAATTCAGGGTTCACTCCCTTGGATGGAAAACTAAGTTATAGTAATTctaataatgatattagTCAAAACAGAAAAAGGAAAGGtcaaaatgatgaaaataataataaaaaacataaacgAAGGAATTGTTGTATAATATGCTCAAAAAATAGTactaaatataaatttacatgttgttatgaatattattgCTCATTAGTATGTTATAGAACACATAATACAAAAGAAtgttttgaaaaaaataaaaaaaaacttaatTTGGATAAAAATTCCAATCATAATTCTGTATTTAATTCTGAATGTCACCAAATCCGGGAAACAGATGATACAGACAATGCAGAGCCCGTTTTATTATcagaaaaacaaaaaaatagattAAAAGAAGATTTAGCATTGCGATTATTActcaaaaataattatgttcgttccatttttaaacaatttaCTATATCCAAAGATAaaattacatatttatcaCATTGCATAAATGATCCAACAATTGTTCAAGTGATTGATCATATCATGAAAACTATAGACTGTTAA
- a CDS encoding merozoite organizing protein, putative, translated as MMNYHKLKKGYGDKKNSNKNNNDHLSNLTDLKIKNDNIHIQNIIRTIYYVYTNKYDGETCFSYIKDVLKNIIKGDVYDVKRKKYINEYCIYELCSRIILNIIKGSEKDDNFNKIMEFLFDILYYCDILQSEKKNKQKKRINNGGLDNSDDAIQEYELITKLWNRLLNNIFLKDKKQRINLCKVIKCLVKKACALQIDVSNKLCKKHVNIFLSLLNDKDHNIRILCLNILEPFQDFNTRASYLKCLDDINNNVRINAIKNISINVDDVTNAGDTTGGGNNYELLIILKVFLVRINDINHNVRIAIYEKLKNYYFYIPSDMKFELLLSGLNDKDKSVRDSCYNMILHWVQLFDDKVENLLLHLISSDIDNDIIVEQICKMHLHNVKKGSIKTMSMDFSDVKQGYRSTYEDFKTINDNLEEKENNKNDKTSTNNNELENIEKDNIENTGPFNEEWFNSCINNLFSLNTAELYMFRIYVQHFSTDQEKEKIDALNVVNTIYYYLNLSKFNEKLYYSRKNYINCVENDKRDQEENVNMICTCGKNKIDIKMLEENRKQNFIRTLKFDDNYCDKCIYYRAVKMMNQEFDENEINSDSNGIKHNDNNSCPYEYVLINEDNINENYQYICNIKNLLLLCKYIDIIEIYQVEKILQCCSTILLKGPLREIIIKCMLNNTGVNYYKLQKGHITCAYWLSNSYIYSCLELLKQMIYIKYKNLNPNEIEINFTNHILTIISEIKEPFENTDNDSAFMDNKINITKHLGEEEDMDLSPYERRRKENEEEMNSEELEKKKNKKKRNSTDMIQGVYDIKEKKKDAEKKNSLSITFSSIMNVENDVIFDIIRKKNLNTLSIEHLLLLCKKMQHKLDVTEAKIKDLTEMERERNSESIQKSNEGNHYISGNNNNNALNQVDGNVISVFHEQIIMNTQIFLKQITMLGLLRLELKRRWLRILFILECFLCKSKSHCSFDSGLREFPNELLLPALNFCCSIMPEWDDKEIEDQFYDIIVSKCLGNWCMFINNDDELKKQIHAYKTAIVDTCEVLNNCLLNIEKVHEDIYPNIYKKANMDIMNQLDGRIGNGGNYNIDEDIQIGGKKKLDNEEGKVGNNIFYEYNPPNEGLLNYFATNQNAWYDYKELLEKLEINTLRCEIYICVLGDLLMTHPHLGNDKLIIEAIENLWDYLFGSVNTSKYIQSISLRVCCKLLLTEYLGNYIYQLNNDALYLLIRNSSGKLRALFEMCFLLSPSTYNCVQDFKKISTYNITNINCHDKMFLLSIFSMYPSMSNTNMLVFHYTLEDVIIKTSEGVLKYKLKTTNFTNILTFMIFTILHKANIEFLCSNFPKYIKWMLLIIIEKGIDLTSRSNIIQLVYKIIQIYLFHNIKEMKNVTKTNGYQNKEAKKRGRKKKQINNNTYKINNTGNDDSDSENGETDLLADCIDGIEGENNKTENNKDNSTIFFKNAQKNVNAALKDLRTFYVLINFCMHSSDILKSRNEIKYCEILKEIIDKKIEQTKNYFIKKKLITNNYNNAENADTMDTYEKGEKNEENTSNGNILNLTELNSLKEENIYEEIIIDYSNYIENITSRTFSYPIVPRASFHNNERMTIDDILNQINSYNVKKIINKNDFETPRTTVRTNNEIAKKKINKQDIHTNINSDHDNYKELEEHNFKDGEFEIEMEKELKINNNDDILFESQNMISNPKSTIQNNDEKNIDTSNFINSNVNLENDNKIAEKNNEEIKSCNRTSSIQTNSDKVYNTRRSSLRISVQKKNNDLSNIDKEIKNNKLYDLNLTSSEDTPVKSENSSFIEYNSDKDESDINDNNSYSSSNSNDSTAMTFRRLNKLRRTSYTDVISK; from the coding sequence ATGATGAATTAtcacaaattaaaaaaagggtatggtgataaaaaaaacagcaataaaaataataatgatcaTTTATCAAACTTAAcagatttaaaaataaaaaatgataatatacatattcaaaatattataagaactatatattatgtatatacaaataaatatgatggAGAAACTTGTTTTTCGTATATAAAAGACgtattgaaaaatataataaaaggGGATGTATATGAtgttaaaagaaaaaaatacattaatgaatattgtatatatgaattGTGTTCaagaataattttaaatataattaaaggAAGTGAAAAAgatgataattttaataaaattatggaatttttatttgatatattatattattgtgATATATTACAAagtgaaaaaaagaataaacaaaaaaaaagaataaacaATGGTGGATTAGATAATTCTGATGATGCTATACAGGAATATGAACTTATAACAAAACTATGGAATagattattaaataatatatttctaaaagataaaaaacaaagaataaatttatgtaaAGTTATAAAATGCTTAGTTAAAAAAGCGTGTGCATTACAAATAGATGTgtcaaataaattatgtaaaaaacatgttaatatatttttatcacttCTTAATGATAAAGATCATAATATTCgaattttatgtttaaaCATTTTAGAACCATTTCAAGATTTCAATACCCGAGCTAGCTATTTAAAATGTCttgatgatataaataataatgttagAATAAatgcaataaaaaatatatcaatcaATGTTGATGATGTTACAAATGCTGGAGATACAACAGGGGGtggaaataattatgaactgttaataattttaaaagtttTTCTTGTTAGaattaatgatataaatcaCAACGTTCGTATAGCTATTTATgagaaattaaaaaattattatttttatattccaTCTGATATGaaatttgaattattattatctgGTCTTAATGATAAGGATAAATCAGTTAGAGACAGTTGCTATAATATGATTCTACATTGGGTTCAACTATTTGATGATAAAGTAGAGAATCTATTATTACATCTAATTAGTAGTGATATAGATAATGATATTATTGTTGAGCAAATATGTAAGATGCATCTACACaatgtaaaaaaaggaTCTATAAAAACCATGAGTATGGATTTTAGTGATGTTAAACAAGGGTATAGATCTACTTATGAAGATTTTAAAACTATTAATGATAACCTcgaagaaaaagaaaacaacaaaaatgataaaactAGTACAAACAATAATGAGcttgaaaatatagaaaaagaCAATATCGAAAATACAGGACCATTTAATGAAGAGTGGTTCAATAgttgtataaataatttgttttctttaaaCACAGcagaattatatatgtttagaATTTATGTACAACATTTTTCAACAGAccaagaaaaagaaaaaatcgATGCATTAAATGTAGTTAAcactatttattattatttaaatttaagcaaatttaatgaaaaattatattatagtcgaaaaaattatatcaattgtgttgaaaatgataaaagaGATCAAGAAGAAAATGTTAATATGATTTGCACAtgtggaaaaaataaaatagatatTAAAATGTTAGAAGAAAATAGAAAGCAAAATTTTATTCGCACTTTGAAATTTGATGATAATTATTGTGataaatgtatttattatagagctgtaaaaatgatgaatcaagaatttgatgaaaatgaaatcaATTCTGATTCGAATGGAATCAAACATAACGATAATAATTCTTGTCCATATGAGTATGTACTAATAAATGAagataatattaatgaaaattatcaatatatttgtaatattaaaaatttacttttattatgtaaatatatagatataatcGAAATATATCAAGTGGAAAAAATTTTACAATGTTGTTCtactatattattaaaaggTCCATTGAgagaaattataataaaatgtatgTTAAATAATACGGGTGTAAATTATTACAAACTTCAAAAAGGGCATATAACATGTGCTTATTGGTTAAGCAacagttatatatattcgtGTTTAGAGTTACTAAAacaaatgatatatattaaatataaaaacttaAATCCTAAtgaaatagaaataaattttacgAATCACATTTTAACAATTATATCAGAAATTAAAGAACCATTCGAAAATACTGATAATGACTCTGCATTTAtggataataaaattaacatTACAAAACATTTAGGTGAAGAAGAAGATATGGATCTTAGTCCTTACGAAAGACGACGGAAAGAAAATGAGGAAGAAATGAATTCTGaagaattagaaaaaaaaaaaaataaaaaaaaaaggaatagTACTGATATGATTCAAGGAGTTTATGATatcaaagaaaaaaagaaagatgcagaaaaaaaaaattcactTAGTATAACATTTAGTAGTATTATGAATGTAGAAAATGATGTTATATTTGACATTATtcgtaaaaaaaatttgaatacGTTGTCTATAgaacatttattattattgtgtaaaaaaatgcaGCACAAACTTGATGTGACCGAAGCCAAGATAAAAGATTTAACTGAAATGGAACGAGAAAGAAATAGTGAAAGTATACAAAAAAGTAACGAAGGAAATCACTATATTTCTggtaataacaataataacgCTCTAAATCAGGTAGATGGAAATGTGATTTCAGTTTTCCACGAACAGATTATCATGAATacacaaatatttttaaagcaAATAACAATGTTAGGATTGTTAAGATTAGAATTAAAAAGAAGATGGTTacgtattttatttattttagaATGTTTTTTATGCAAAAGTAAATCTCATTGCTCATTTGATTCAGGATTAAGAGAATTTCCAAACGAACTTTTATTACCAGctttaaatttttgttGTTCTATAATGCCAGAATGGGATGATAAAGAAATTGAAGATCAATTTTATGATATAATTGTATCTAAATGTTTAGGTAATTGGTGTatgtttattaataatgatgatgaattaaaaaaacaaattcaTGCATATAAAACTGCTATTGTAGATACATGTGaagttttaaataattgtttattaaatattgaAAAGGTTCATGAAGATATTTAtccaaatatatacaaaaaagcGAACATGGACATAATGAATCAACTTGATGGGCGAATAGGAAATGGTggtaattataatattgatGAAGATATCCAAATAggaggaaaaaaaaaactagaTAATGAAGAAGGGAAAGTAGgaaataacattttttatgaatataatcCACCTAATGAAGGGttgttaaattattttgcaACAAATCAAAATGCATGGTATGATTATAAAGaattattagaaaaattagaaataaatacattaagatgtgaaatatatatatgcgtGTTAGGAGATTTATTAATGACGCATCCACATTTAGGtaatgataaattaattatcGAAGCAATAGAAAATTTATGGgattatttatttggttCTGTAAATAcaagtaaatatattcaatcCATTTCTTTACGTGTTTGttgtaaattattattaacagAATATTTAGggaattatatttatcaattaaataatgatgctttatatttattaataagaAATTCATCTGGTAAATTAAGAGCACTTTTTGAAATGtgctttttattatctccATCAACTTATAATTGTGTTCaagattttaaaaaaataagtacatataatattactaatattaattgtcatgataaaatgtttttattatctattttttcaatgTATCCATCTATGAGTAATACAAATATGTTAGTTTTTCATTACACACTTGAAGatgtaattataaaaacGAGTGAAGGTGTTTTAAAATACAAACTGAAAACAAcaaattttacaaatatattaacatttatgatatttacaattttaCATAAAGCTAATATCGAATTTTTATGTTCAAACTTtccaaaatatattaaatggatgttattaattattattgaaAAGGGAATAGATTTAACAAGCAGatcaaatataatacaacttgtatacaaaattattcaaatatatcttttccacaatataaaagaaatgaaaaatgttACTAAAACAAATGgttatcaaaataaagaagCTAAAAAAAGGGGacgtaaaaaaaaacaaataaataataatacatataaaataaataacacAGGAAATGATGATAGTGATTCTGAAAATGGAGAAACAGATTTACTTGCAGATTGTATAGATGGAATTGAAggtgaaaataataaaacagaaaataataaagacaattcaactattttttttaaaaatgcacaaaaaaatgtaaatgcTGCTTTAAAAGACTTAAGAACATTCTATgtgttaataaatttttgtatGCATTCATctgatattttaaaatcaagaaatgaaattaaatattgtgaaatattaaaggaaataatagataaaaaaatagagcaaacaaaaaattatttcataaaaaaaaaattaataactAATAATTACAACAATGCAGAAAATGCTGATACTATGGATACATATGAAAAaggagaaaaaaatgaagaaaatacatcaaatggaaatattttaaatttaaccgaattaaattcattaaaggaagaaaatatttatgaagaAATCATTATAGATTATTCTaattatattgaaaatattacatCAAGAACATTTTCTTATCCAATTGTTCCACGAGCTTCTTttcataataatgaaaGAATGACAATAGATGATATTTTGAATCAAATTAATTCGTATAATGtcaaaaaaatcataaataaaaatgatttcGAAACCCCTAGAACTACTGTTAGaacaaataatgaaattgctaaaaaaaaaataaataaacaagatatacacacaaatataaacaGTGATcatgataattataaagaaTTAGAAGAACATAATTTTAAGGATGGTGAATTCGAAATAGAAATGGAAAAAGAactcaaaataaataataatgatgatattCTATTCGAATCTCAAAATATGATATCTAATCCTAAATCTACtattcaaaataatgacgaaaaaaatatagatacttcaaattttataaatagcAATGTTAATctagaaaatgataataaaattgcagaaaaaaataatgaagaaattaAAAGTTGCAATAGAACAAGTTCAATACAAACAAACAGCGATAaagtatataatacaaGACGTAGTAGTTTGAGAATATCtgttcagaaaaaaaataatgatttatctaatatagataaagaaataaaaaataataaattatatgatcTTAATTTAACATCCAGTGAAGATACACCTGTTAAAAGTGAAAACTCAAGTTTTATCGAATATAATAGTGATAAAGATGAGTCtgatataaatgataataatagttaCAGTAGTTCTAATAGTAATGATTCAACAGCTATGACATTTAGGCGCCTCAATAAGCTCAGAAGAACAAGTTATACAGATgttatttcaaaataa
- a CDS encoding N-glycosylase/DNA lyase, putative, translating to MNVYYIFLILILKKIYSCRSYIPKTEVWIKMGYKVKIDRETKLNRTNKNYSYITSSNIMKIKTSATNRMISQSIEEKYGLRKNNRMNNLKNKIEIKKEIQYDAPPKLINNYNCKNVNPNKISKSFTTLIKNYKNNWTILNATPNDLQLKYCLLIGQEFHFKQVEKCSYIGMVNKKIYLFKETCDKILYQCLFDTNMELSSNPSCNDSEKKNDDIDIYEFFNLSFPLEDQIKEWTKKDKRIEEISNKIKGLRILKNDSVESFFSFLCSTNNNIPRITLMIDCLRRRYGEYIATVIFTNDDIIIFNEKNGEDKKNDVSKIKTDIKNEDVLDNCLGSLNIQKISKERSSENKMFYENIKTEVKEEGKNKIFHFYKFPSIETISNLKESDLRNLGFGYRSGYVIESAKMLKKLGGEEWIEDLKKEKKTKECIDKLIKFPGIGLKVANCICLFGLNRYDCIPIDTHIYDIIYKYYRDIIDDDIGKNKNNKKSNTPTKLAANNDSIKKTNKNSKHTKLSVKPQKKALTTSLYIKLFTKLKDIFGPNCGWAQTILFASELKKFTHLF from the coding sequence ATGaatgtttattatatttttttaattttgatattaaaaaaaatatattcttgTAGATCTTATATACCGAAAACAGAGGTGTGGATAAAAATGGGGTATAAAGTAAAAATTGATAGAGAGACAAAATTAAATcgaacaaataaaaattattcatatattactagttcaaatattatgaaaataaaaacctCGGCTACAAATAGAATGATAAGCCAATCCATTGAGGAAAAATATGGtttaagaaaaaacaataggatgaataatttaaagaataaaatagaaataaaaaaggaaatacaATATGATGCCCCTCCTAAATTGATAAACAAttataattgtaaaaatgttaatcctaataaaataagtaaatCTTTTACTactttaataaaaaattacaaaaataattggaCCATATTAAATGCTACACCAAATGATCTACAATTAAAATACTGTTTGCTGATTGGGCAAgaatttcattttaaaCAAGTAGAAAAATGTTCTTATATTGGAAtggtaaataaaaaaatttatttatttaaagaaacttgtgataaaatattatatcaatGTTTATTCGATACAAATATGGAACTTTCGAGTAATCCAAGTTGTAATGattcagaaaaaaaaaatgatgatatagatatttatgaattttttaatctATCTTTTCCCTTAGAAGATCAAATAAAGGAATGGacaaaaaaagacaaaagAATAGAAGaaatatcaaataaaataaaaggtttaagaatattaaaaaatgattcaGTAGAATCgtttttctcatttttatgctctactaataataatataccGAGGATAACATTAATGATTGATTGTTTAAGAAGAAGATATGGTGAATATATTGCAACTGTGATATTTACAAATgatgatataataatatttaacgaaaaaaatggagAAGATAAGAAAAATGATGTATCTAAGATTAAGACagacataaaaaatgaagacgTTTTAGATAACTGTTTAGGAAgtttaaatatacaaaagaTATCTAAAGAACGATCCagtgaaaataaaatgttttatgaaaatataaaaacagaAGTAAAAGAAGAagggaaaaataaaatatttcatttttataaattccCAAGTATAGAAACAATAtcaaatttaaaagaatcTGATTTAAGAAATTTAGGATTTGGTTATAGAAGTGGATATGTTATAGAAAGCgcaaaaatgttaaaaaaattaggaGGTGAAGAATGGATAgaagatttaaaaaaagaaaaaaaaacgaaagaATGTATAGATAAGTTAATAAAATTCCCAGGTATTGGGTTAAAAGTGGCTAATTGTATTTGTTTATTCGGTTTAAACAGATATGATTGTATACCCATAgatacacacatatatgatattatttataaatattatagagATATAATAGATGATGATATTggaaagaataaaaataataaaaaatctaATACTCCAACTAAATTAGCTGCCAATAACGatagtattaaaaaaacaaataaaaattcgaAACATACTAAACTCAGTGTAAAACCTCAAAAAAAAGCATTAACTACATcgttatatataaaattatttacaaaGCTCAAAGATATTTTTGGCCCTAATTGTGGATGGGCACAAACTATTTTGTTTGCATCTGAActcaaaaaatttacacatttattttag